The Triticum aestivum cultivar Chinese Spring chromosome 7B, IWGSC CS RefSeq v2.1, whole genome shotgun sequence genome window below encodes:
- the LOC123160725 gene encoding uncharacterized protein, with product MGSGLSHSHRSNVAPQQQPSSARVIAADGSLTEFATSSPVSVSDVLGADNAGAGGPFFLCNSDALYFDEDVPALGGGELLRPGQIYFVLPQAMLGRPLSSADMAAMAVRASEALAARARPRGRGAGIRKVRVTPVHAESGRGDVDAQVNAKLNERTLGEYCVKASASPAKIGKKAAVAAFPPAKKALKPLSTIEEDAE from the coding sequence ATGGGATCAGGTCTCTCTCACAGCCACCGGAGCAACGTCGCGCCTCAGCAGCAGCCGTCGTCGGCCCGCGTCATCGCCGCCGACGGCTCGCTGACGGAGTTCGCCACCTCCTCCCCCGTCAGCGTCTCCGACGTCCTCGGCGCAGACAATGCGGGCGCGGGTGGCCCCTTCTTCCTGTGCAATTCCGACGCGCTCTACTTCGACGAGGACGTGCCGGCGCTCGGCGGCGGCGAGCTGCTCCGTCCCGGCCAGATATACTTCGTGCTCCCCCAGGCGATGCTCGGGCGGCCCCTGTCGAGCGCCGACATGGCGGCCATGGCGGTGCGCGCGAGCGAGGCGCTggcggcgagagcgcggccgcgtGGACGCGGCGCTGGCATCAGGAAGGTGCGCGTCACGCCGGTGCACGCCGAGAGCGGGCGTGGTGACGTGGACGCCCAGGTTAACGCGAAGCTGAACGAGAGGACCCTCGGGGAGTACTGCGTGAAAGCCTCTGCTAGCCCGGCGAAAATCGGCAAGAAGGCTGCCGTGGCGGCATTTCCGCCGGCGAAGAAGGCGCTCAAGCCGCTCAGCACCATCGAAGAGGATGCGGAGTGA